Genomic window (Planctomycetota bacterium):
TGGTGGGCGAAGATCTTGATGAGGGTCTCCTTGTCCTTGAGGACTTCCTTGGCGGCGATTTCGATGTCGGCCGCCTGGCCGCCCACTTCGCCCGCGGGCTGGTGGAGCATGATCTTGGCGTGCGGGAGGGCGAAGCGCTTGCCCTTCGTGCCGCCCGTCAGCAGGAGCGCCGCGCCGCTCGCCGCCAGGCCGATCGCGTACGTCGCCACCGGCGAATCCAGGAACTGGATGGTGTCGTAGATCGCGAGCGTGCTGGAGACGTATCCGCCCGGCGAGTTGATGTAGAGGTTGATCTCCTGGTTCCGTTTCTCGCTCTGGAGGTACAGGAGTTTCATGACGACCGAGTTGGCCACTTGGTCGTCGATGATACCCTCCAGGAAGATGATCCGGTTCTCCAAGAGGAGGTCCGCCAGCGTCAGCCAGCGCTGCTGCTGGTAGGGCGGCATCATGCCTCCGTGCGGTCGCACGGGAACGCCGCCCGCCGTGGGTCCGACCGCGTCGCGTCCCATCGTTTCCGG
Coding sequences:
- a CDS encoding ATP-dependent Clp protease proteolytic subunit, whose protein sequence is MMPPYQQQRWLTLADLLLENRIIFLEGIIDDQVANSVVMKLLYLQSEKRNQEINLYINSPGGYVSSTLAIYDTIQFLDSPVATYAIGLAASGAALLLTGGTKGKRFALPHAKIMLHQPAGEVGGQAADIEIAAKEVLKDKETLIKIFAHHTGQDPERIRRETERDRYLTPQEAKEYGIVDEVLEHIEKPR